A part of Gemmatimonadota bacterium genomic DNA contains:
- a CDS encoding phytanoyl-CoA dioxygenase family protein — MFCDTEKRQYRKQGFFIVDDAVDPDMLKPLLEAAIRTKQKVRSDDVDLYTHRSEDGEPWAIRGLFAPEMNEPLFAEYLMSEPIMKYTRAFLGTQLQLGGALIFTNPYQADYGFGWHRDFGGKERDGSYQVEMEILNRPQRGLRWHLALVDDYCLQIVPGSHKRYRTAHERRCLLEERHDDIPGQYAVPLKAGQTVFWTGNLIHRGVMKKDVERLTLSGSWSMYSKDGKPSEVDPRLAWMLADNVREFLPKEMRPLYDRWRVLQKS; from the coding sequence ATGTTTTGCGACACCGAGAAACGGCAGTACCGGAAGCAGGGGTTTTTTATTGTAGATGACGCAGTCGATCCCGATATGCTAAAACCTCTGTTGGAAGCTGCGATTCGCACTAAGCAAAAGGTGCGTTCAGATGACGTGGATTTGTACACCCACCGCTCGGAAGATGGAGAACCCTGGGCGATTCGCGGGCTGTTTGCCCCCGAAATGAACGAGCCGCTTTTTGCCGAATATCTGATGTCAGAACCCATAATGAAATACACGCGCGCTTTTTTGGGCACGCAGTTGCAATTGGGAGGCGCACTCATCTTCACAAATCCATATCAGGCGGATTACGGTTTTGGCTGGCACCGAGATTTTGGCGGCAAGGAACGCGACGGATCGTATCAGGTAGAAATGGAAATCTTGAATCGTCCCCAAAGGGGTTTGAGGTGGCATCTCGCCCTGGTGGATGATTATTGTCTGCAAATTGTACCCGGCAGTCACAAAAGGTACCGCACCGCTCACGAGCGCAGGTGCTTGTTAGAAGAACGCCACGACGATATTCCGGGACAATATGCCGTACCCCTCAAAGCCGGGCAAACCGTGTTTTGGACTGGCAATTTGATTCACCGCGGAGTAATGAAAAAGGATGTGGAGCGATTGACCCTGTCCGGAAGCTGGAGTATGTACTCAAAGGACGGCAAACCCTCCGAAGTAGACCCGCGTCTGGCGTGGATGCTCGCGGACAATGTGCGCGAATTTTTGCCAAAAGAGATGCGCCCATTGTACGACCGATGGCGGGTATTGCAAAAAAGCTAA